A part of Sulfurimonas sp. HSL-1716 genomic DNA contains:
- a CDS encoding DNA cytosine methyltransferase yields the protein MAKKYKTIDLFAGIGGIRLGFEAHGCETVFSSEWDVHAQKMYEENFGEKPFGDINLIAPEEIPNHDILLAGFPCQPFSIAGKQLGFADTRGTLFFNIESILKAKKPYAFLLENVRRLTTHDGGRTFQVILDKLQELGYVVHHKIFNSLDFGLPQKRERIYIVGFLEPIEFEFPVPPKFYRPLSEILEPDEDIPKNFFLSDTIKEQRFAALKKEPPFPSIWHQNIGGNISPLPYSCALRAGGSYNYLVVNGVRRLTAREMLRLQGFPDDFKINLPYSQARKVAGNSVSVPVIEAIAKQMMDAMNSK from the coding sequence ATGGCGAAGAAATATAAAACGATTGACCTTTTCGCGGGTATAGGTGGCATTAGATTAGGGTTTGAAGCGCATGGATGTGAAACTGTTTTTTCATCAGAATGGGATGTTCATGCACAAAAAATGTATGAGGAAAATTTTGGTGAAAAACCATTTGGCGATATAAATCTTATTGCACCGGAAGAAATTCCGAATCACGATATTCTATTGGCAGGATTTCCTTGTCAGCCCTTTAGTATTGCGGGAAAACAACTTGGATTCGCAGATACACGAGGGACTCTTTTTTTTAATATTGAGTCTATATTGAAAGCAAAAAAACCTTATGCATTTTTATTGGAAAATGTAAGACGATTGACGACTCATGATGGTGGTCGAACATTTCAGGTTATCTTAGATAAGCTTCAAGAACTTGGATATGTGGTTCATCATAAGATTTTTAATTCTCTCGATTTCGGTCTTCCTCAAAAGAGGGAACGAATTTATATTGTAGGATTTTTGGAACCTATTGAGTTTGAATTTCCTGTGCCTCCAAAGTTTTATAGGCCATTAAGTGAAATTCTTGAACCTGATGAAGATATTCCGAAAAATTTCTTTCTTTCTGATACTATTAAAGAACAAAGATTTGCTGCCTTAAAAAAGGAACCTCCTTTCCCATCAATATGGCATCAAAACATAGGTGGTAATATATCTCCATTGCCATATTCTTGTGCATTGCGTGCTGGTGGAAGTTATAACTATCTTGTAGTTAATGGAGTTAGAAGATTGACAGCGAGAGAAATGCTACGATTGCAAGGATTTCCTGATGATTTTAAAATAAACCTTCCCTATTCTCAAGCAAGAAAAGTGGCTGGTAATTCTGTGAGTGTTCCTGTTATAGAAGCAATCGCAAAACAAATGATGGATGCAATGAATAGCAAATGA
- a CDS encoding HaeII family restriction endonuclease, whose protein sequence is MEFEEAKKLLDNVIKKGRVHFYKPIQVAEILYRDRIEKDINLAELETYRAISKKWRDKICEQFVGRVSTSSSKYQDDIFNQTAVPPEALVALGIVNRRENGSVESYIYNKFSERFNQLSDALNYCYTNKKDTFDLSAFLDIFWNEPGLRRSIDKIYEIVVYALFSSLIDALEVSVEISMNPDKQDLLNEFADFAKNVIQLSSAASSIKLKARINRVGVTNAADRGLDMWANFGLAIQIKHLSLTEELASNIVSSVSADRIVIVCKDAEEKIIISLLTQIGWKSRIQSVITESQLLNWYEKALRGKFSSSIGNNLHKKIMDEIIIEFPTTDNEEFSKFLKSRSYQ, encoded by the coding sequence ATGGAATTTGAAGAAGCAAAAAAACTACTTGATAATGTGATTAAAAAAGGGCGAGTTCATTTTTACAAACCGATTCAAGTGGCTGAAATTTTATATAGAGACAGGATTGAAAAAGACATTAATCTAGCTGAACTTGAAACATACAGAGCTATTTCTAAAAAATGGCGAGATAAAATTTGCGAACAATTTGTCGGAAGGGTTAGCACTTCTTCGTCAAAATACCAAGATGATATATTTAATCAAACTGCTGTTCCACCTGAAGCATTAGTAGCCTTAGGCATTGTCAATCGTAGAGAAAATGGTAGCGTCGAATCATATATTTATAATAAATTTTCTGAAAGATTTAATCAATTGTCTGATGCATTAAATTATTGTTATACCAATAAAAAAGACACATTTGACTTAAGTGCATTTTTAGACATCTTTTGGAATGAACCCGGATTAAGAAGAAGTATTGATAAAATTTATGAAATCGTTGTTTATGCATTATTTTCATCATTAATTGATGCACTTGAAGTCTCAGTCGAGATTAGTATGAATCCAGATAAACAAGACTTATTAAATGAATTTGCAGATTTTGCTAAGAATGTAATTCAACTGTCATCTGCCGCATCTAGTATAAAGTTAAAAGCTAGAATAAATCGGGTTGGAGTGACTAACGCGGCTGATAGGGGACTGGACATGTGGGCTAACTTTGGGTTGGCAATACAAATAAAGCATTTATCATTAACAGAGGAATTGGCTTCAAATATTGTTTCATCTGTATCGGCAGACCGAATTGTAATAGTATGTAAAGATGCTGAAGAGAAAATCATTATTTCATTATTAACTCAAATAGGTTGGAAGTCGAGAATACAAAGCGTTATCACGGAAAGTCAGTTATTGAATTGGTATGAAAAAGCCCTTAGAGGCAAATTTTCAAGTTCAATTGGAAATAATTTGCATAAAAAAATTATGGATGAAATAATTATAGAATTTCCGACTACAGACAACGAGGAATTTTCAAAATTTCTTAAAAGTCGAAGTTATCAATAA